In Deinobacterium chartae, one genomic interval encodes:
- a CDS encoding precorrin-2 dehydrogenase/sirohydrochlorin ferrochelatase family protein, producing MLYPVFLDLRGALTLVVGGGNVGLRKARGLLEAGARVRAVSPEFAPEWNDLPTQHLERRARPFELQDLEGVRLAFACTDRDDVNGQVAAAARHNNVFCNHASDPEGGDLRLGATHRQGALTAAFSSGLELPLLAQALRDRFAATLPQGLERKLETWQARRAAALRLPAAERTAALENLRRELRAELNS from the coding sequence ATGTTGTATCCCGTCTTCCTCGACCTGCGCGGCGCTCTGACGCTGGTGGTGGGCGGAGGCAACGTGGGTCTGCGCAAGGCGCGCGGCCTGCTCGAGGCGGGAGCGCGGGTGCGGGCGGTATCGCCCGAATTCGCGCCGGAATGGAACGATCTTCCCACTCAACACCTGGAACGCCGCGCGCGCCCCTTCGAGCTGCAAGACCTCGAGGGGGTGCGGCTGGCCTTCGCCTGCACCGACCGCGATGACGTGAACGGACAGGTGGCGGCGGCGGCGCGCCACAACAACGTCTTTTGCAACCACGCCTCGGACCCCGAGGGTGGGGACCTGCGCCTGGGAGCCACGCACCGTCAGGGTGCGCTGACCGCCGCGTTTTCCAGCGGCCTCGAGCTTCCGTTGCTGGCACAGGCCCTGCGCGACCGTTTCGCCGCCACGCTGCCCCAGGGCCTCGAGCGCAAACTCGAAACCTGGCAGGCGCGGCGCGCAGCGGCGCTGCGCCTGCCCGCCGCAGAGCGGACGGCGGCCCTCGAGAACCTGCGGCGCGAGCTGCGTGCGGAGCTGAACTCGTGA